A section of the Clostridium sp. TW13 genome encodes:
- a CDS encoding O-antigen ligase family protein, with translation MTIFNTIILVIVAVIPVTMLGYNLSNWILILLGVIFLCKNRPKSINKSFIIMTLSLVICSIVSIIINGMKIDQIGSMSFYVIIPIYYLVFKAMSENIKNKDINITLIISAVVALGYIFYVGVYYGARVYGNLGYANSYALLMLMFININCRYNTEKFSEILNIIYIITILFTGSRTTLILLLINIVYIEFRRREMVLSETFIASLIVFTLIENIPIVGITILPVIFYLFLEFKGFKNKKISWVIMLLIIASFTIVSKINTFQRIENISISNGSFQERLLTFEDVIRNLNFVGHGINTFEYKQFKIQSGFYDIKYIHNSILHTSFELGIVGGIALIVIIVYGSIILLKKRKIDELAVLLIVFIHSLLDFDFAYSSIIILLLFVVICRNKNVEVKEDTKVRYKIILCCMIILSCIIIFNESILRTSYLAIMYEKFNISQIVTNINLFNDWRIYQSRSDSFIKDINGNELERKKLLIAKDALINGLNANKENIMLKWNLAYVYEKMNDSRAKGLRLELVEDEKYNFESYKEAYKYSNEDKSVYFKLNEIFKNAYIGRSFRAKYIKNQIKDSLEETLKM, from the coding sequence ATGACGATTTTTAACACTATTATTTTAGTTATAGTTGCAGTTATTCCTGTAACTATGCTTGGATATAATTTATCTAATTGGATATTGATTTTACTTGGAGTTATTTTTTTGTGTAAAAATAGACCAAAGTCTATTAATAAGAGTTTTATTATAATGACTTTAAGTTTAGTTATTTGCAGCATTGTTTCTATTATAATTAATGGAATGAAAATAGATCAAATAGGTTCAATGAGTTTTTATGTTATTATACCTATTTATTATCTTGTATTCAAAGCAATGAGTGAAAATATAAAAAATAAGGATATAAATATAACATTGATAATTTCAGCAGTAGTAGCCTTGGGTTATATATTTTATGTAGGAGTATACTATGGTGCAAGGGTATATGGAAACTTGGGTTATGCTAATAGTTATGCACTGTTAATGCTTATGTTTATAAATATCAATTGTAGGTATAATACAGAGAAATTTTCTGAAATTTTAAACATTATATACATAATAACTATATTATTTACTGGCTCGAGAACAACTTTAATCTTGTTATTGATCAATATAGTATACATAGAATTTAGAAGAAGAGAAATGGTGCTATCAGAAACCTTTATAGCTTCACTAATAGTTTTTACTCTAATAGAGAATATACCCATAGTAGGAATAACCATTTTGCCAGTTATATTTTATTTGTTTTTGGAATTCAAAGGTTTTAAAAACAAAAAAATTTCATGGGTAATTATGCTGCTTATTATTGCATCATTTACTATAGTTTCAAAAATAAATACATTTCAGAGAATAGAGAATATAAGTATTAGTAATGGATCATTTCAAGAAAGACTTCTTACATTTGAAGATGTTATAAGAAATCTTAATTTTGTAGGACATGGGATAAATACTTTTGAATATAAGCAATTTAAAATTCAAAGTGGATTTTATGATATAAAGTATATTCATAATTCAATCTTACATACATCATTTGAATTAGGCATTGTTGGTGGCATTGCGTTAATAGTAATAATAGTATATGGATCAATAATATTACTTAAGAAAAGAAAAATTGATGAGTTGGCTGTGCTATTAATAGTGTTTATTCATTCCTTGCTAGATTTTGATTTTGCTTATTCAAGTATAATAATTCTTTTACTATTTGTCGTGATATGCAGAAATAAAAATGTAGAGGTTAAGGAGGATACCAAGGTAAGATATAAAATTATATTATGCTGCATGATAATATTATCTTGTATAATAATCTTTAATGAAAGCATATTAAGAACCTCATATTTAGCTATAATGTATGAAAAGTTTAATATTAGCCAAATTGTAACAAATATAAATTTATTTAATGATTGGAGAATATATCAATCTAGAAGTGATTCTTTTATTAAAGATATTAATGGTAACGAGCTCGAGCGGAAGAAGTTATTAATTGCCAAAGATGCTTTAATTAATGGATTGAATGCTAATAAAGAAAATATAATGTTAAAGTGGAATTTGGCTTACGTATATGAGAAAATGAATGATTCTAGGGCTAAAGGTTTAAGATTAGAGCTTGTAGAGGATGAAAAATATAACTTTGAGAGCTATAAAGAAGCTTATAAATATAGTAATGAAGATAAGAGTGTTTATTTTAAGTTAAATGAAATTTTTAAAAATGCGTATATTGGCAGAAGCTTTAGAGCAAAGTATATTAAAAACCAGATAAAGGATTCTTTAGAGGAGACTTTAAAGATGTGA
- a CDS encoding acyl carrier protein — protein sequence MREILKTIIDKYSKNPNYIFSDELNLIDDLNLDSLALISIVTEIEETFNIVFDAEDLDWSMFTNINNIEQLIVNKTNK from the coding sequence ATGAGAGAAATTTTAAAAACAATTATTGACAAGTATAGTAAAAATCCAAACTATATTTTTTCAGATGAACTAAACTTAATTGATGATTTGAATTTAGATTCTTTGGCATTAATTAGTATTGTTACTGAAATAGAAGAAACATTTAATATCGTTTTTGATGCAGAAGATTTAGATTGGAGTATGTTCACTAATATAAATAATATTGAACAGTTGATTGTAAATAAGACCAATAAGTGA
- a CDS encoding ABC transporter permease: MKIGIVGYSKLYFIFCRQYIKSLLQSKVDFLMGLFGFLCSQASGIIFLYLIFKRIPALSGWSFEQLIFIYGFSQIPRGLDHLFTDNLWMLAWQMVVRGTFDRYMLRPMNLFFQIICEKIQFDALGEVLIGLILVCRAIKLNIINISTKFILCFILSVVAGAIIYTSVKLFFASLAFWVKESAPFLQTAYDTSDFAKYPIEVYPKIIKFVLVYIMPFAFVAYIPATYFLNKNGFFKTVGMECVISIIIFNISYFVFKKGTERYESAGN; encoded by the coding sequence ATGAAGATTGGTATAGTAGGATATTCAAAATTATATTTTATCTTTTGTAGACAATATATAAAATCATTATTACAATCAAAAGTTGATTTTTTGATGGGGTTGTTTGGCTTTTTATGTTCTCAAGCTTCAGGGATTATATTTCTATATTTGATATTTAAAAGGATACCAGCTCTTAGTGGATGGAGTTTTGAACAGTTGATTTTTATATATGGATTTTCTCAGATTCCAAGAGGATTGGATCATTTATTTACAGATAATTTATGGATGCTTGCATGGCAAATGGTTGTACGAGGAACCTTTGATCGATATATGCTAAGGCCTATGAATCTTTTTTTTCAGATAATATGTGAGAAAATTCAATTTGATGCTTTGGGAGAAGTGCTTATTGGTTTAATTCTAGTGTGCAGAGCTATAAAATTGAACATAATTAACATATCCACGAAATTTATTTTATGTTTCATTTTATCAGTAGTTGCAGGAGCTATTATTTATACATCAGTGAAGTTATTTTTTGCTTCATTAGCATTTTGGGTAAAAGAGAGTGCTCCTTTCTTACAAACTGCGTATGATACATCAGATTTTGCAAAATACCCAATCGAGGTATATCCTAAAATAATAAAATTTGTATTGGTTTATATAATGCCATTTGCTTTTGTAGCATATATTCCAGCAACTTATTTTTTGAATAAGAATGGGTTTTTCAAAACAGTTGGAATGGAATGTGTAATTTCAATTATTATATTTAATATTTCATATTTTGTTTTCAAAAAGGGTACTGAAAGATATGAGAGCGCTGGAAATTAA
- a CDS encoding ABC transporter permease produces MLTMFRVYWPFAANKIKSSFAYRGRFYLLILGRIFSMFIVFFLWMAIYKNSNGGIIGGFSENEMMLYVFMSYVISGYATIGISDEIGSNIVDGSIAINLTKPLDYRLSLIFKAFGTLVYKFVVPSLFIWIGVEIYRVIYLGIAVTSIVNIALFLLSSLFSFFIYVLFDYLFGMLAFYTTYIFGLNIAKSAVLGILTGQLIPLSFFPEVVQKVFSILPFSSMTYLPVMIYMGKCSKFDTMMIIVRQIVWIIILYYCGTVLWKKATKRLVVLGG; encoded by the coding sequence AGTATATTGGCCTTTTGCAGCCAATAAGATTAAAAGCAGTTTTGCTTACAGAGGAAGGTTTTATCTTTTAATTCTTGGAAGAATTTTTAGTATGTTTATTGTTTTTTTCTTATGGATGGCAATTTATAAAAATTCTAATGGAGGCATTATTGGCGGTTTTAGTGAAAATGAAATGATGCTATATGTTTTTATGTCGTATGTCATTTCTGGATATGCTACAATAGGAATTTCAGATGAGATAGGTAGTAATATTGTTGACGGCTCAATAGCTATAAATTTAACTAAACCTTTAGACTATAGATTAAGTTTAATTTTTAAGGCATTTGGTACTTTAGTTTATAAATTCGTTGTTCCATCATTATTTATTTGGATAGGAGTTGAAATATATAGAGTAATTTATTTGGGAATTGCAGTTACGAGTATTGTAAATATTGCACTATTTTTACTTAGTAGTTTGTTCAGTTTTTTTATATATGTATTATTTGATTATTTATTTGGAATGTTAGCATTTTATACTACGTACATTTTTGGACTGAACATTGCTAAAAGTGCTGTTTTAGGAATACTTACCGGCCAACTCATTCCATTATCTTTTTTTCCAGAAGTAGTACAAAAGGTTTTTTCAATACTGCCTTTTTCATCTATGACATATTTACCTGTTATGATATATATGGGAAAATGTTCAAAGTTTGATACTATGATGATTATTGTTAGACAAATAGTTTGGATTATTATTTTGTATTATTGTGGTACCGTATTATGGAAAAAAGCTACTAAGAGATTAGTAGTTTTAGGGGGATGA